The Maridesulfovibrio hydrothermalis AM13 = DSM 14728 DNA window CCGCACTGACACCAATTTTACATATAAAAACTTCTCATCACTGAAGGGTAAAAAAATCGGAGCCATAAGGGGATACTCATATGGTGAAAGGTTTGATCAAAGTACAATTTTTAAAAAAGAATATGGAAACTCACTAGAACAGAATTTCAGAAAGATGCTGGCCGGAAGACTGGATCTAGTCGTGGCGTACAAGACTCCGGGAATCTTCAAACGTCACCTTTACGAAATGGACAATAGAATTTCTTATTCTGATACACCAATACATAAGGCCCCTGTATACTTGGCTTTCAGCAAAAAAGAAGGACATGCCGAGCTTGCAGAAAATTTTACTGACGCACTTGTCAAAGTCAAAAAAAGTGCATCATGCAGAGAAGAGATGAAAAAACTCGGTCTCCCACCGGGAGTTTCCACACCATGCAACTGACCACTTTCAATTTTATTCAAACTGAATTAAATTTAAAAAGCTGTGAACAGGACTAAATTTAGGTTTTAAACATCAACATTGACTTATTTAATAATTATACCCATATTAAAATAAGAAAAGTTTTTTTGCAGATTCTGCATGCCGCCATGCAACGGTCCCTTTAAAAGTTAATCAGTCAGAAGCCAGCTGCCCCCTCCTTTCCAACACAAATAACAAAAGATTATAAAAAACATGTAAAATCTAATTAATTTAAAATATAACACCTAAATATATATGAATGATAAAAAACTAATTTTATCCATAGGTTTAATTTTATTACTTTTTACATGCCTACCTGCGTCGGCAGCAAAAAGACTCACCTTTGTAACCGACCCATTTCCACCATATTATTATACCGAAAACGGAACGACCAAAGGGCTGCAATACGAACTAGCAGCACTTGTTTTTAAAAAAATGAAAATTCCGTTCGAAATAAAATTTCTTCCCTGGAAACGTGCCTTGATGCTGGCTGAATCATCGCAAGCAGACGGCGTTTTCGGATTAAGACAAACCAGAGACCGCAAACGCTGGCTGCTTTATCCCGAAGAACCGCTAATGAATGTTCGAACCGTAATCTTTCACCGGGCAGATAATCCTTTTGAGTATAACGGAATCAACTCGCTTAAAGGAAAAACAGTCGGCATTACCAAGGGATATACTTACGGCAAAACTTTCGACAACAGCACTTTGTTCATCAAAGAAGAGGTTGCTTCGCTAAGGCTCAATTTTTTGAAACTGATCGCAGGACGAGTTGACGTTGTTGCTGGGTACAAGGCGGTAGGAGTGTACACCCTGCAAAAAATGAATCTCGCCGATAAAATAGTTTTCTCCCACACCCCTGTTCAAGAAATACCAATGTATGTCGGTTTCTCTAAATTTCCGGCATCTGAAAAAATATCGAAAGAATTCAGCAGGACACTCAAAGAAATCCGCAACTCACCGGAATGTTTAAAACTTATGAAACGTCTCCAAATACCTGTTGAAATCACAACCCCCTGTTATGAATAAATTTTCCATCCGTATTTATTATACAAAATAAGCTTGACCCTCAAATTTGCTAAATGTAAATCTTTTTATATTTTGTAAAATATCAGGAGTTATAATGAGCTTTCTTAAACCTTTTATTCCAGTTGTAAATGCGGTCAGCGCTCTTTTACACCCTCACGCCGAGGTCGTAATCCACGATTTGGAAACAAATAAAATTTTTCATATCACTAACAGCTTCTCCCGCCGGAAAGCAGGTGACCAGTCTCTTCTAAGCAGCCCGCTATCCAGAATGGGAAAAGATCTGGTATACCCCCCGTACAGTAAAGCCGGAACAAAAGGTGAAACAATCCGCTCAGTTTCAGCTGTCCTGAAAAATCAGGAAGGCGAAAGCAAAGGGCTGCTTTGCATCAATATGGACGTATCCAAATTTGAAAAAGCACGAGAATTGATCGGCACTATTCTCGGCGGTATGGACAGCCCGAAGATGGAAAGTGAGCTATTTGCTTACGACTGGCGGGAACAGATGAACCTGCTTTTCAAAGAATTTCTCATGGATAAAAACATCGGGCCGGAAGCTATGAACAGAACTGACCGCAAAGAATTTGTTCACCTGTTAAAGGAAAAAGGACTGCTTCAAGCCCGTAAATCGGTTGGATACTTAGCCGACATACTTAATGTCACAAAGGCAACCATATACAATTATTTAAATGATTCCCCATAAGGCTACCTCCTCACACGCAGACATACGAACCTCGACCCAGATTTAAACACGGCCTGATGAACAGAGCACCCAGACCCCGGAACCAATTAAAAGAATGCCGAAAATCGATGACATGGACATATTTTCGCTGTAAATAAGTGCTCCCAGAGGAATCAGGCAAGCCATAACCACACCGTTTACAATAATCGGAAGAGTATTCACATTAGCACCGGCCTTATATGTGAGGAGTACTCCTATTTCGATCCCGAAAACGGCCAAACCCAGCAGTAAAACAGGCCAGTTTTTAAAATTAACAATCTCCCCCATTTCAATACGGCCGGTTTGAAAATACATCCCCGCAAGGCTGAAAACCATAGCTATTCCGTAAGCGGATGCCAGTGAACCGAATATAGACCCTCCTCCGGCAATGCTTTTCTGTGCAATGTGATAGATAATTGTTGATGCGACGGCAATCGCGATGGAACCATATAATGCAATCATTTCAATTTCCTTTTAGATCGAGTAATAAAATAGGAAGAAGTACAGCTGTATGCGGCAGACTTCAAAATAATTTGACCGTTTTTTAGTAAATTTAACTGAAGCGGCCTCCGGGAACACTGGTATTCCTCTTCGCAACCTATTACCATTGAAAAGTATTCATTGCCTGTATGAGCAAAACTAATCTTCCAAATATTGACCTTAACCTGCTGGTAATACTGGATGCAGTCTTTAACGAACGCAGTCTTACTCTTGCAGGTAAAAAGCTGTTTATGACCCAGTCAGCAGTCAGTCACGCCCTGTCAAAACTCAGAGATCATTTTGAGGATCATCTTTTTATCCGGCGGGGAAATTCAATGGAGCCGACTGCGCTATGCAAAATGCTGCATGAAAACATATCCCCCAGCTTAAAAAATATTTTGCAGTCACTTGAAGATCGAGGAGAATTCAACCCGGCTACATCAAAGAGAATGTTCTGCTTCGGCCTCAGTGACTATCTATGCAAACTGCTGCTCCCTGAAATTCTTATAAAACTGAAAAAACAAGCCCCCGGCGTTTCTATCCGCATAGTTCAACCCACATATGAGCAGCGCACAACTATGCTTAAAGAAGGAAAACTTGATGTATTTCTAGGCTGTTCAAGAGACTCCGGAGCAGGAGTTCATAAGGAAAAACTTTTTGAAGACCGTGAGGTGTGCATCGTCAGGAAGGATCATCCTGTAAAAGGACCTGTCATGACTGAAGATGAACTTGCCAACTCAGAATTTGCGGCCCTCTCCCTTTCTGAGTCCGGTTTAGGATTTCTTGAAGACTTCCTTTACAGGAAAGGCGTTCAACGCAAAATTAAAGTAGTCGTACAGCAAGAAATAGTTATTCCCTCTCTTGTAGAGAACTCTGACCTTGTCGGAACACTGGCTGAACGGCTGGCGAAAATGTATACTGAAGATAATACACTGAGAATTGTCGAACTACCGCTCAAAAATACTATGTTTGAAGTATGCCTGCACTGGCACAACATAAATGATCAAGACCCCGCCCAACAGTGGATACGTTCGATCATCCGCGAAACAACAGACAACCTGCCACGATTTAATTCATAGATGAAAATATTTTAATCATGATTTCTGGAGCTGCTTTTTATTACAAGAATACTTTTTAACAAATTCCATTAAATACCCACTTTATCTTTAACTTCGCTTGCATGGACTGTCTTTTTTTAATAAAAAGAAATAATAAACATTAAAAGCTGCACTTTTCCGACAAGGAGTTATTATGTCCGCTAAAGCCAGACTGACCTTTTCAGTATTTCTACTTTTATTAATGACAGTGGCTGCAATTGCCGAGTCCGCATTCTTCCCTCCCGCTGAAGCTGGTATCACGCTCCTGCAAATCGGCTTTCTTTGCGTAGCCGTTTTAGCTGCAATTGTTTCCTTTATGACCATTTTTTCAGGTATATTCGGACAACTTAATATTCTTTCCCAGTTTATGCTTGAAGTAAAAAACGGTAAAAAAGATACAACTCTGCCTTCACAATTAGATGGAGAGATACTTGAGACCGCAAAAAACATCAAAGAAGTCCTCTCTGCTACCAATAAAGCCCTTAAAGAAGCCGAGCTGAGTAAGAACGATGCTGAACGTAAAGCCGGAAGCCTCCAAAGTAAACTGGATGAAGCTGAAAAAGAGCTTGCCGATCAGAAATCAGCACTGGAAGCAATCACTAAATCAGCAAACAATGCACAAGGCATTTCCGGTAAACTTTTTTCAGGTATCGAAGAATTAAGCGCGCAGGTTAATCTGGTAAGCAACGGAATGGAACTTCAGCGGGACCGCATTACCGAAACAGCCACCGCAATGGAGGAAATGAACAGCACTGTTCTGGAAGTTGCGCAAAATGCGTCACTTGCAGCCAACAGCTCCAGCGAATCTAAAGAAAATGCTGTCAGCGGAGCCAAAGGCGTTTCAGAAGCGATCACCTCTTTTGAAAAGATTAAAAAAACAATCCTTGATCTTAAAGGAACAATGGGAACACTAGGTGAACAGGCTGATAACATCGGCCAGATCATGACTGTAATTACTGATATTGCCGACCAAACCAACCTTCTGGCTCTTAACGCCGCAATTGAAGCGGCAAGAGCAGGCGAGGCTGGACGAGGCTTCGCAGTTGTTGCTGATGAAGTCCGCAAACTTGCCGAAAAAACCATGGACGCAACCAAAGGTGTCGGCGAAGCAGTTTCTAAAATTCAGGATAACGCCCGCGGGAATATTGCCGCAGTAGAATCAGCCGCTAAAGATATTGTGAATTCAACGGAGGCAGCAGCAAAGTCAGGTGAACTGATGAATGCAATCGTTGGAATTGTTGACGAAACCAATAATCAAATTGAATCCATTGCCGCTGCCAGTGAAGAACAGTCCGCTGCATCAGAAGAAATCAATATGGCAATCAGTGATGTTGCCAAAGTAGCTTCTGACACCACAGAAGGTATGGCAAACTCTGCCCACGCGCTAGCTGAAATCGCGAGCGTGATTGAAGAACTGGATTCGATTGTTCAGGGAATTTCCAGCGGTAAAATAATTGATACAAGTTCAGGAAAAATTGTTGAATGGTCTGACGAGCTTTCAGTAAATGTCAGAACAATTGATGAGCACCACATGGTACTGCTTGACCTCATCAACGAACTCTACATAGCCATGCGTCAGCGCAAGACCGGCGAGGTAGTAGGAGAAGTAACAGCAAGGCTGCTTGAATACACCAAGTATCACTTCGGTTATGAAGAAAAAATCTTTGACAAACATCACTACCCCGAAGTCAAACCTCACAAAAAACTGCACCGTATCTTCATCAAAAAAATCGCGGATTTCAAAGACGAAATTGACGCAGGAAAACTTACCGCTTCAACAGAACTCATCAGATTCCTCAAGGACTGGCTCATCAAGCACATCATGGTCGTTGATGCCAAGTACACCGACTTCATGCATGAGCACGGTTACCATTAAACCTGCCTCACTCATTTTGATTTTTAAAATTCGCCCTGAAATACTCATTTCAGGGCGTTTTTTTATGCACTATCCTTCTGATTATTTTTATTGCCTGTCATCTTTATTGGTGGTATTGGTCAGACCAATTAACCCGCTTAAATAATTGGTAGGGCCTATTTTGATGATTGATAACATGAGTGACTCTGTTCACAAATCAGTTGCAAAGCAAATTGCTGATCTTATTGAAACAGGCAATTTAAAAAAGGGAGACAAACTTCCGCCGGAGCGTTCTTTGGCTGAGAAGTTTAAAGTTTCGCGCAGCTCTATAAGAGAGGCAATCAAATCTCTGGCGCAGAAGAACCTTGTTGAAAGTCGGCGCGGTGACGGAACTTATATTCTTGCTGAAATGGATGCTGATATTTTTGAAGCATTTACATCTGTTTTCACAGACCAGAGAAAAAGGCTGAATGATATTTTCCAGTTCAGATTAGTAGTTGAACCTGAAATAGCTGCTCTCGCTGCTATGGCGATTGACGATCAGACTCTTGATCGCATGAAAGTTATCGTCTGCAACCAGCAGATTAAATACCGCAACGGTGAAGATCCAAGTGAACTGGACACCAAATTTCACCTTGAAATTGCAAAAGCCACAGGAAACGCTATTTTCCCGGAAATGCTGACTGCTCTCGGTAAAATCATGAGAGAGAGCAGATCTGAATTCTTGCAGACTCCTGCGCGCAAAAAACAATCAATTGCAGCTCACTTTAAATTGCTGGAAGCATTAGAAAAACGCGATGCGGCTCTGGCAAGACAAGTAATGAAACACCATATTAAGGAAGTTGAATCGGTTGCAACTCACGCCAGCACAGATAAATAACGAGGCTTACTGATGATTTCTACTTTACTTCTTTTTATTGTACTTGGTATTTTTGCCGGAATTCTTGCCGGCCTTCTAGGCATCGGCGGGGGACTGGTCATTGTACCGATTCTGGTTTTCGCCCTTCCACCGCTCGGAATACCTGAAGTGCATCTCATGCACATCGCGTTGGGAACGTCTCTGGCGAGTATCATTTTCACATCGCTTTCAAGTATGCGTTCCCACAACAAACGCGGCGCGGTACGCTGGGATATCTTCAAAACAATCACACCCGGAATTTTGGCAGGTACTTTTCTTGGTTCACTGTCTACATCATTTATGAACACCAAAATTCTTAAAGGAATTTTTGTTATCTTCCTTTATTATGTTGCTTCACAGATGCTGTTCGGCCTCAAGCCTAAGGCTTCAAGACAAGTTCCAGACAGTAAAGGTATGTTTGCAGCAGGTAGTGTGATCGGTATTTTTTCAAGCCTTGTCGGCATAGGTGGTGGAACTCTTTCCGTCCCCTTTCTAACCATGTGCAACATCACTATCCACACCGCGATCGGTACAGCAGCGGCCATCGGGCTGCCCATCGCTCTGGCCGGAACAGCTGGTTTTTTATGGACAGGTGCAGGCACAGCAGGACTTCCTCCCTACTGCATCGGATATATCTATCTCCCCGCTTTGGTCGGGATTGTTTCTGCCAGTATGCTGACTGCACCTATCGGGGTGAGACTTGCCCACAGCCTGCCGGTTGATAAGCTCAAGAAAATTTTTGCTGTCCTGCTTATCATGGTTGCAACCAGAATGCTCATAACAATCTTTTAATGACCCTTTATTGTTTTAACCCATTTATTCAGGAGAAACGCATATGAAATCTGTTCGCGAAAACGCAAAAGAATTAATGAAAGGTTATTGCAAAGTCTGTCCTGTCTGCAACGGTAAAGCCTGCGTAGGAGAAGTACCCGGCATGGGCGGACTTGGAACAGCTGCAAGTTTCAAAAACAATGTTAAAGCCCTTGAAGACCTCAAGCTTAACATGCGCACTATCCATGAATTCAGCGAACCTGATACCTCTGTCAATATTATGGGTCTGAAGCTCGATATTCCTGTTCTGGCTGCTCCCATCGGCGGCGTTGAATTCAATATGGGAGGCAGAATAAGTGAACAGGACTATATTTCTTCAAAACTGAAAGGATGCGCAGCAAAGGGTATCATAGGCTGTACCGGAGACGGCGTTCCTGATTTTATTCACGAAAGCGGAAATTCTGCCATCAAAGAATGTAACGGGCACGGTATTCCCTTCATCAAACCTTGGGAAGAAGATGAGCTGCACATAAAGCTGAAAAAAGCTGAAGAAACAGGCTGCAAAATTATCGGGATGGATATTGATGCCGCAGGTTTAATCACACTTAAAAAAATGGGTCGCCCGGTTACCCCTAAATGCATACGCAAACTGCGCGGCATCATTGAATCCGTTAACGCCGACTTCATCCTGAAAGGCATCATGACCCCTGACGAAGCGCGTATGGCAATTGATGCCGGAGTTAAAGGGATAGTTGTATCAAACCACGGCGGACGTGTACTTGATTCATGCCCGGGCACAGCTGAAGTCCTCCTTGATATATCCCGC harbors:
- a CDS encoding substrate-binding periplasmic protein yields the protein MEKQFIIRKYFIQFIIVTITVISFICPANSIAGQRLFFATDSFAPYLYPDNGKTTGIIYKLMELTFKEMRIPFSVAHFPWKRALLMAETCTSDGIPCALKTTARTEKLFYPEEPLITTEIVIFYRTDTNFTYKNFSSLKGKKIGAIRGYSYGERFDQSTIFKKEYGNSLEQNFRKMLAGRLDLVVAYKTPGIFKRHLYEMDNRISYSDTPIHKAPVYLAFSKKEGHAELAENFTDALVKVKKSASCREEMKKLGLPPGVSTPCN
- a CDS encoding LysR family transcriptional regulator; its protein translation is MSKTNLPNIDLNLLVILDAVFNERSLTLAGKKLFMTQSAVSHALSKLRDHFEDHLFIRRGNSMEPTALCKMLHENISPSLKNILQSLEDRGEFNPATSKRMFCFGLSDYLCKLLLPEILIKLKKQAPGVSIRIVQPTYEQRTTMLKEGKLDVFLGCSRDSGAGVHKEKLFEDREVCIVRKDHPVKGPVMTEDELANSEFAALSLSESGLGFLEDFLYRKGVQRKIKVVVQQEIVIPSLVENSDLVGTLAERLAKMYTEDNTLRIVELPLKNTMFEVCLHWHNINDQDPAQQWIRSIIRETTDNLPRFNS
- a CDS encoding sulfite exporter TauE/SafE family protein: MISTLLLFIVLGIFAGILAGLLGIGGGLVIVPILVFALPPLGIPEVHLMHIALGTSLASIIFTSLSSMRSHNKRGAVRWDIFKTITPGILAGTFLGSLSTSFMNTKILKGIFVIFLYYVASQMLFGLKPKASRQVPDSKGMFAAGSVIGIFSSLVGIGGGTLSVPFLTMCNITIHTAIGTAAAIGLPIALAGTAGFLWTGAGTAGLPPYCIGYIYLPALVGIVSASMLTAPIGVRLAHSLPVDKLKKIFAVLLIMVATRMLITIF
- a CDS encoding helix-turn-helix transcriptional regulator, with protein sequence MSFLKPFIPVVNAVSALLHPHAEVVIHDLETNKIFHITNSFSRRKAGDQSLLSSPLSRMGKDLVYPPYSKAGTKGETIRSVSAVLKNQEGESKGLLCINMDVSKFEKARELIGTILGGMDSPKMESELFAYDWREQMNLLFKEFLMDKNIGPEAMNRTDRKEFVHLLKEKGLLQARKSVGYLADILNVTKATIYNYLNDSP
- a CDS encoding substrate-binding periplasmic protein — protein: MNDKKLILSIGLILLLFTCLPASAAKRLTFVTDPFPPYYYTENGTTKGLQYELAALVFKKMKIPFEIKFLPWKRALMLAESSQADGVFGLRQTRDRKRWLLYPEEPLMNVRTVIFHRADNPFEYNGINSLKGKTVGITKGYTYGKTFDNSTLFIKEEVASLRLNFLKLIAGRVDVVAGYKAVGVYTLQKMNLADKIVFSHTPVQEIPMYVGFSKFPASEKISKEFSRTLKEIRNSPECLKLMKRLQIPVEITTPCYE
- a CDS encoding alpha-hydroxy-acid oxidizing protein; this encodes MKSVRENAKELMKGYCKVCPVCNGKACVGEVPGMGGLGTAASFKNNVKALEDLKLNMRTIHEFSEPDTSVNIMGLKLDIPVLAAPIGGVEFNMGGRISEQDYISSKLKGCAAKGIIGCTGDGVPDFIHESGNSAIKECNGHGIPFIKPWEEDELHIKLKKAEETGCKIIGMDIDAAGLITLKKMGRPVTPKCIRKLRGIIESVNADFILKGIMTPDEARMAIDAGVKGIVVSNHGGRVLDSCPGTAEVLLDISRAVAGQCSVLVDGGVRTGLDVLKMLALGADAVMIGRPFSIATIGGLQEGVEKYIDQLKGELTQAMVLTGTEKASFVDIRILFR
- a CDS encoding FadR/GntR family transcriptional regulator, whose amino-acid sequence is MIDNMSDSVHKSVAKQIADLIETGNLKKGDKLPPERSLAEKFKVSRSSIREAIKSLAQKNLVESRRGDGTYILAEMDADIFEAFTSVFTDQRKRLNDIFQFRLVVEPEIAALAAMAIDDQTLDRMKVIVCNQQIKYRNGEDPSELDTKFHLEIAKATGNAIFPEMLTALGKIMRESRSEFLQTPARKKQSIAAHFKLLEALEKRDAALARQVMKHHIKEVESVATHASTDK
- a CDS encoding bacteriohemerythrin encodes the protein MSAKARLTFSVFLLLLMTVAAIAESAFFPPAEAGITLLQIGFLCVAVLAAIVSFMTIFSGIFGQLNILSQFMLEVKNGKKDTTLPSQLDGEILETAKNIKEVLSATNKALKEAELSKNDAERKAGSLQSKLDEAEKELADQKSALEAITKSANNAQGISGKLFSGIEELSAQVNLVSNGMELQRDRITETATAMEEMNSTVLEVAQNASLAANSSSESKENAVSGAKGVSEAITSFEKIKKTILDLKGTMGTLGEQADNIGQIMTVITDIADQTNLLALNAAIEAARAGEAGRGFAVVADEVRKLAEKTMDATKGVGEAVSKIQDNARGNIAAVESAAKDIVNSTEAAAKSGELMNAIVGIVDETNNQIESIAAASEEQSAASEEINMAISDVAKVASDTTEGMANSAHALAEIASVIEELDSIVQGISSGKIIDTSSGKIVEWSDELSVNVRTIDEHHMVLLDLINELYIAMRQRKTGEVVGEVTARLLEYTKYHFGYEEKIFDKHHYPEVKPHKKLHRIFIKKIADFKDEIDAGKLTASTELIRFLKDWLIKHIMVVDAKYTDFMHEHGYH